The following are encoded in a window of Bradyrhizobium guangdongense genomic DNA:
- the ugpA gene encoding sn-glycerol-3-phosphate ABC transporter permease UgpA, whose translation MQKQAIFKSKLLPYALVAPQLAVVLIFFYWPALQAVIQSFLLQDAFGLSTSFVWFDNYIELFQDPAYFESIIRTFFFSFAIAVSSLSFALLLAVMADKPLRGVMLYRTLLIWPYAVAPPVVGVLWIFMLHPSLGVLARYLRAAGIDWNPLLDSNQAATLIIVAAAWKQISYNFLFFLAGLQAIPKSVFEAAAIDGARPMRRFWTVTFPLLSPTIFFLLVVNIVYAFFDTFGIIDTMTRGGPGTSTVTLVYKVYSDGLLGGNLGSSAAQSVILMILVIVLTGIQFRFVERKVTY comes from the coding sequence ATGCAGAAGCAGGCCATTTTCAAATCAAAGCTATTGCCTTACGCGCTGGTTGCTCCGCAACTCGCGGTCGTCCTGATTTTCTTCTACTGGCCGGCCCTGCAGGCGGTTATTCAGTCCTTCCTGCTCCAGGACGCCTTCGGCCTGTCGACGAGCTTCGTCTGGTTCGACAATTACATCGAGCTGTTCCAGGACCCGGCTTACTTCGAGTCGATCATCCGGACCTTTTTCTTCTCCTTCGCGATCGCGGTGTCGTCACTGTCCTTCGCGCTGCTGCTCGCGGTGATGGCGGACAAGCCGCTGCGTGGCGTGATGCTTTACCGCACGCTCCTGATCTGGCCGTACGCGGTGGCGCCGCCCGTCGTCGGTGTGCTCTGGATCTTCATGCTGCATCCCTCTCTCGGTGTACTCGCGCGTTACCTGCGCGCCGCCGGCATCGACTGGAATCCGCTGCTCGACAGCAACCAGGCCGCGACGCTGATCATCGTTGCCGCAGCGTGGAAGCAGATCTCGTATAATTTCCTGTTCTTCCTCGCAGGCCTGCAAGCCATTCCGAAAAGCGTGTTCGAGGCCGCCGCGATCGACGGCGCGCGCCCGATGCGGCGGTTCTGGACCGTGACCTTCCCGCTGCTGTCGCCGACCATCTTCTTCCTCCTGGTCGTCAACATCGTCTACGCCTTCTTCGACACCTTCGGCATCATCGACACCATGACCCGTGGCGGTCCGGGAACGTCGACGGTGACGCTGGTCTACAAGGTCTATTCCGACGGCCTGCTCGGCGGCAATCTCGGCAGCTCGGCGGCGCAATCGGTGATCCTGATGATCCTCGTCATCGTGCTCACGGGAATTCAGTTCCGCTTCGTCGAACGCAAGGTGACCTACTGA
- a CDS encoding Hsp20 family protein, whose translation MSRVPTLSSPFLLGFDEIERVLDRVVKGADGYPPYNIERCDRSDGQPERLRITLAVAGFTRDQLDVTIEENQLVIRGRQQDDKSRQYIHRGIAARHFQRTFVLAEGMLVLGADLKNGLLSIDLARPEPERIVKTIAINEHE comes from the coding sequence ATGTCTCGTGTTCCCACGCTCTCCAGTCCGTTCCTTCTGGGCTTCGACGAAATCGAGCGCGTGCTCGACCGCGTCGTCAAAGGCGCCGACGGCTACCCTCCCTACAATATCGAGAGGTGTGATCGATCGGACGGCCAGCCCGAGCGCTTGCGCATCACGCTGGCGGTCGCCGGCTTCACCCGCGACCAACTCGATGTAACCATTGAGGAAAACCAGCTCGTGATCCGCGGGCGGCAGCAGGACGACAAATCCCGGCAATACATCCATCGCGGCATCGCCGCGCGCCACTTCCAGCGCACGTTCGTGCTGGCCGAGGGGATGCTGGTGCTGGGTGCGGATCTGAAGAACGGGTTGTTGTCGATCGACCTCGCCCGGCCCGAACCGGAGAGGATCGTTAAGACAATCGCTATCAATGAGCACGAATAA
- a CDS encoding TIGR02300 family protein, translating to MAKSELGTKRICPTTGKKFYDLNKNPVISPYTGEVVPIAPIAPARATRGSAESRNMAQDTAPEPAESEELVSLEEADAEENTGKVKAVVPESEDDIEVDETLDDDDDDDSTFIADEEEGDEDVTDIIGDVGGDEET from the coding sequence GTGGCCAAGTCCGAACTCGGAACCAAACGTATTTGCCCGACCACGGGCAAGAAGTTCTATGACCTCAACAAGAATCCGGTGATCTCGCCTTATACCGGCGAAGTCGTGCCGATCGCGCCCATCGCGCCGGCCCGTGCGACCCGCGGCAGCGCCGAATCCCGCAACATGGCTCAGGATACCGCGCCGGAGCCGGCGGAGTCGGAAGAGTTGGTCTCGCTCGAGGAGGCCGACGCCGAGGAGAACACCGGCAAGGTCAAGGCTGTCGTCCCCGAATCCGAGGACGATATCGAGGTCGACGAGACCCTCGACGACGACGATGACGACGATTCGACCTTCATTGCCGACGAGGAAGAGGGCGATGAGGACGTAACCGACATCATTGGTGATGTCGGAGGTGATGAAGAGACTTGA
- a CDS encoding MarR family winged helix-turn-helix transcriptional regulator produces MARKSTILDPQRLDNQICFAVYSAAHAFNRVYKPLLDRLGLTYPQYLVMLVLWERDDVPVKEIGEKLFLDSGTLTPLLKRLEAAHLVKRTRSSEDERQVLIALTVQGHALKEKARSVPQSILAASNCTVAELVAMKDEIVALRDRLNAVIGE; encoded by the coding sequence ATGGCCCGGAAATCAACGATCCTCGATCCGCAGCGGCTCGACAACCAGATCTGTTTCGCCGTCTATTCGGCCGCGCATGCCTTCAACCGCGTCTACAAGCCGCTGCTGGACAGGCTCGGCCTGACCTATCCGCAATACCTGGTCATGCTGGTGCTGTGGGAGCGCGACGACGTGCCGGTGAAGGAGATCGGCGAGAAGCTGTTTTTGGACTCGGGGACGCTGACGCCGCTGTTGAAGCGGCTCGAAGCCGCGCATCTGGTCAAGCGCACGCGCTCCAGCGAGGACGAGCGCCAGGTCCTGATCGCGCTGACCGTGCAAGGTCACGCACTCAAGGAAAAGGCGCGCAGCGTCCCGCAGTCGATCCTGGCGGCCTCGAACTGCACGGTCGCGGAGCTTGTCGCGATGAAGGACGAGATCGTCGCGCTGCGGGATCGGCTGAATGCGGTGATTGGGGAGTAG
- the ugpB gene encoding sn-glycerol-3-phosphate ABC transporter substrate-binding protein UgpB — MALRHFGAAAAVALTLGLGASPALAVTEIQWWHAMTGANNDVIVKLANDFNASQSDYKVVPTYKGSYPDTMNAGIAAFRAGNAPHIMQVFEVGTATMMAATGAVKPVYKLMQEAGEKFDPKAYLPAITGYYSTSKGEMLSFPFNSSSTVMWVNLDALKKANIAAVPKTWPEVFEDAKKLKAAGYATCGFSGSWVTWVNLEQLSAWHNVPLATKANGLDGFDTKLEFNGPLQVKHLENLVELQKDKTYDYAGRTNTGEGRFTSGECPIYLTSSSFFGNVKAQAKFAFTAAPMPYYPDVKGAPQNSIIGGASLWIMGGKSAEEYKGVAKFLTFLSDTDRQVWIHKESGYLPITKAAYEKAKAEGFYKDQPYLETPLLELTNKEPTENSRGLRLGNMVQLRDVWSEEIEQALAGKKTAKQALDSAVERGNTMLRQFEKTATK; from the coding sequence ATGGCTCTTCGACATTTTGGAGCGGCTGCCGCTGTTGCACTCACGCTGGGTCTGGGCGCTTCGCCTGCGCTGGCCGTCACTGAAATCCAGTGGTGGCACGCGATGACCGGCGCGAACAACGACGTCATCGTCAAGCTCGCCAACGACTTCAACGCATCGCAGAGCGACTACAAGGTCGTCCCGACCTACAAGGGCAGCTATCCCGACACCATGAACGCCGGCATCGCGGCGTTCCGCGCCGGCAATGCCCCGCACATCATGCAGGTGTTCGAGGTCGGCACCGCGACCATGATGGCCGCGACCGGCGCCGTGAAGCCCGTTTACAAGCTGATGCAGGAAGCCGGCGAGAAGTTCGATCCCAAGGCCTATCTGCCTGCGATCACCGGCTACTATTCGACCTCGAAGGGCGAGATGCTGTCCTTCCCCTTCAACTCCTCGTCGACCGTCATGTGGGTCAATCTCGACGCATTGAAGAAGGCCAATATCGCAGCGGTCCCGAAGACCTGGCCGGAAGTTTTCGAGGACGCCAAGAAGCTGAAGGCTGCTGGCTATGCGACCTGCGGCTTCTCCGGCTCGTGGGTCACCTGGGTCAATCTCGAGCAGCTCTCGGCCTGGCACAACGTGCCGCTTGCGACCAAGGCCAACGGCCTCGACGGCTTCGACACCAAGCTCGAGTTCAACGGCCCGCTCCAGGTCAAGCACCTCGAGAACCTCGTCGAGCTGCAGAAGGACAAGACCTACGATTACGCCGGCCGCACCAACACCGGCGAAGGCCGCTTCACGTCAGGCGAATGCCCGATCTACCTGACCTCGTCGTCCTTCTTCGGCAACGTCAAGGCGCAGGCCAAGTTCGCCTTCACCGCCGCGCCGATGCCGTACTATCCTGACGTCAAGGGCGCGCCGCAGAACTCGATCATCGGCGGCGCCTCGCTCTGGATCATGGGCGGCAAGTCGGCCGAGGAATACAAGGGCGTCGCGAAATTCTTGACGTTCCTCTCGGACACCGACCGCCAGGTCTGGATCCACAAGGAATCGGGCTATCTGCCGATCACCAAGGCGGCCTACGAGAAGGCCAAGGCCGAGGGCTTCTACAAGGATCAGCCCTATCTCGAGACCCCGCTGCTCGAGCTGACCAACAAGGAGCCGACCGAGAACTCCCGCGGTCTGCGCCTCGGCAACATGGTCCAGCTGCGTGATGTCTGGTCGGAAGAGATCGAGCAGGCGCTGGCCGGCAAGAAGACGGCGAAGCAGGCGCTGGACTCCGCCGTCGAGCGCGGCAACACGATGCTACGTCAGTTCGAAAAAACCGCGACGAAGTGA
- a CDS encoding CaiB/BaiF CoA transferase family protein — protein sequence MTEAASSGAALGAMSGLRVIDLTRVLGGPYCTQILADHGADVIKVEPPAGDEVREWGPPFHEEDAAYFIGINRNKRSIGLDLASEGGRVVLLKMLETADVLIENFKPGTLEKWGIGNDVLREKFPRLVHCRICGFGADGPRGGNPGYDAIIQAMTGMIAATGSVESGPMRIGVPLVDITTGLYAAIGILMALSERQRSGKGQFLETTLYETGLAIMHPHTANYFMHGKPPSLTGNEHPNLVPYAIFPTKTDNIFIGVGNDGTFRKLCKEIGKPELGTDPRFARNKDRIANREALRAELAAVFSQHEAEPLCNRLLAAGLPAGPVQKIDQALTNAHTIARGDIIEKDWYKGVASPIRLDRSKPSLRRLPPKFSQHSQEVLGEFGYSKADIDAMIAQGVVCGPERKR from the coding sequence ATGACTGAAGCCGCCAGTTCTGGAGCAGCATTGGGCGCAATGAGCGGACTGCGCGTCATCGACCTCACGCGCGTGCTCGGCGGTCCCTACTGCACCCAGATCCTCGCCGACCATGGCGCCGACGTGATCAAGGTCGAGCCGCCCGCGGGCGACGAGGTGCGCGAATGGGGCCCTCCCTTCCACGAGGAAGACGCGGCCTATTTCATCGGTATCAACCGAAACAAGCGCTCGATCGGCCTCGATCTCGCTTCCGAAGGCGGTCGCGTCGTACTGCTCAAGATGCTGGAGACCGCCGACGTCCTGATCGAGAATTTCAAGCCGGGCACGCTGGAGAAATGGGGCATCGGCAACGATGTGCTGCGCGAAAAATTCCCGCGCCTCGTGCATTGCCGGATCTGCGGCTTCGGCGCCGACGGCCCGCGCGGCGGCAATCCCGGCTATGATGCCATCATCCAGGCCATGACCGGCATGATCGCGGCAACCGGCTCGGTCGAGAGCGGACCGATGCGGATCGGCGTGCCGCTGGTCGACATCACCACGGGGCTTTATGCGGCGATCGGCATCCTGATGGCGCTGTCGGAGCGGCAGCGCTCGGGCAAGGGCCAGTTCCTGGAGACGACGCTTTACGAGACCGGCCTTGCCATCATGCATCCGCACACCGCGAATTATTTCATGCATGGCAAGCCGCCCTCGCTCACCGGCAACGAGCACCCGAACCTTGTGCCTTACGCGATCTTCCCGACCAAGACCGACAACATCTTCATCGGCGTCGGCAATGACGGCACCTTCCGTAAGCTCTGCAAGGAAATCGGCAAGCCCGAGCTCGGCACTGACCCGCGCTTCGCCCGCAACAAGGACCGCATCGCCAATCGCGAGGCGCTGCGCGCCGAACTTGCGGCCGTGTTCAGCCAGCATGAGGCCGAGCCGCTGTGCAATCGCCTGCTCGCCGCCGGCCTACCGGCAGGGCCCGTGCAGAAGATCGACCAGGCGCTGACCAATGCGCACACGATCGCGCGCGGCGATATCATCGAGAAGGACTGGTACAAGGGCGTCGCCTCGCCGATCCGGCTCGATCGCAGCAAGCCGAGCCTGCGCCGTCTGCCGCCGAAGTTCAGCCAGCACTCCCAGGAGGTGCTGGGCGAGTTCGGCTACTCAAAGGCGGACATCGACGCGATGATCGCGCAAGGTGTAGTCTGCGGCCCCGAGCGCAAGCGCTAG
- the ugpE gene encoding sn-glycerol-3-phosphate ABC transporter permease UgpE: MVEQEGIRRYLAHIILWIGIAIVAFPVYIAIVASTQDNALIANGQMSLLPGGHFFEVYYQTIFVGTSGSTREPVANMMLNSLIMALLIAVGKIAISIISAYAIVYFRFPLRMPIFWLIFITLMLPVEVRIYPTYKIVADLHMLDSYAGLALPLIASATATLLFRQFFMTVPDELLEASRIDGAGPLRFFWDTLLPLSRTNMAALFVILFILGWNQYLWPLLITTRDDMQTIQVGIRKMITTTDALTEWPIVMATAVLAMLPPVFVVVAMQKLFVRGLVETEK, translated from the coding sequence ATGGTCGAGCAAGAGGGCATCCGGCGCTACCTCGCCCACATCATCCTCTGGATCGGGATCGCGATCGTCGCCTTCCCCGTCTACATCGCCATCGTCGCCTCGACTCAGGACAACGCGCTGATCGCCAATGGCCAGATGTCGCTGCTGCCCGGCGGCCACTTCTTCGAAGTCTACTACCAGACCATCTTCGTCGGCACGAGCGGCTCGACCCGCGAGCCCGTGGCCAACATGATGCTCAACTCGCTGATCATGGCGCTGCTGATTGCAGTCGGCAAGATCGCGATCTCCATCATCTCGGCCTATGCGATCGTCTATTTCCGCTTTCCGCTGCGGATGCCGATCTTCTGGCTCATCTTCATCACCTTGATGCTGCCGGTCGAGGTGCGCATCTATCCGACCTACAAGATCGTCGCCGATCTGCACATGCTCGACAGCTATGCGGGGCTGGCGCTGCCGCTGATCGCATCGGCCACGGCGACGCTGCTGTTCCGCCAGTTCTTCATGACGGTGCCGGACGAATTGCTCGAAGCCTCGCGCATCGACGGCGCCGGCCCCTTGCGCTTCTTCTGGGATACGCTGTTGCCGCTGTCCCGCACCAACATGGCGGCGCTGTTCGTCATCCTCTTCATCCTCGGCTGGAATCAATATCTCTGGCCGCTGCTCATCACCACCCGCGACGACATGCAGACCATCCAGGTCGGCATCCGCAAGATGATCACGACAACCGACGCACTGACCGAATGGCCGATCGTGATGGCGACCGCCGTGCTGGCCATGCTGCCGCCGGTGTTCGTCGTCGTCGCCATGCAGAAACTGTTCGTGCGCGGCCTGGTCGAGACGGAAAAGTAA
- a CDS encoding TetR/AcrR family transcriptional regulator has protein sequence MPRKTDARARAIATAERLFRIQGYTATGLTQIIEESGAPKGSFYFHFPRGKAQLAEEAIDHYVASRIAVLRNISANTTGDALKFVREIFSTFAAEMIASDFQYGCLMQNLANELPALDADLTKRVARGFIDSTEVIVEHFRGCGFAPARASSTAAALVAALEGARTIARLQRTPAVFEALADASVQSCAGPRR, from the coding sequence ATGCCACGCAAGACTGATGCCCGCGCTCGCGCGATTGCCACCGCCGAACGACTGTTTCGCATCCAGGGCTACACGGCGACTGGATTGACCCAGATCATCGAGGAAAGCGGCGCGCCGAAGGGATCGTTCTACTTTCACTTTCCGCGCGGCAAGGCGCAGCTCGCGGAGGAAGCAATCGATCATTACGTGGCGAGCCGAATCGCGGTCTTGCGAAACATCTCGGCGAATACGACGGGCGATGCCCTGAAGTTTGTTCGTGAGATTTTCAGTACGTTCGCGGCCGAAATGATCGCCTCCGATTTCCAGTATGGATGTCTCATGCAGAATCTGGCGAACGAGCTTCCTGCACTCGACGCTGATCTGACCAAGCGGGTCGCGCGCGGATTTATTGATTCAACCGAGGTTATCGTGGAGCATTTTCGAGGATGCGGTTTCGCGCCCGCGCGCGCATCCTCGACCGCAGCCGCGTTGGTCGCCGCCCTCGAAGGCGCGCGAACGATCGCCCGCCTGCAACGCACGCCGGCCGTATTCGAGGCGCTGGCGGATGCAAGTGTTCAGAGCTGCGCCGGTCCCAGGAGGTGA
- a CDS encoding DUF1150 family protein: MSEGHVAFEYEAKNVSPETLATLGEGHIAYVKQIRSEDVPDLFPEAPKIAPGLKLFALHAADGTPIMLTDSREAAIANAWSNELQAVSVH; this comes from the coding sequence ATGAGTGAAGGTCACGTTGCGTTCGAATACGAAGCCAAGAACGTCTCGCCCGAGACGCTGGCAACCCTGGGCGAAGGCCATATCGCCTATGTGAAGCAGATCCGTTCCGAGGACGTACCGGACCTGTTCCCCGAGGCGCCGAAGATTGCGCCCGGCCTCAAGCTGTTCGCACTCCACGCCGCCGACGGCACGCCGATCATGTTGACCGACAGCCGCGAAGCCGCGATCGCCAACGCCTGGAGCAACGAGCTGCAAGCCGTCAGCGTGCACTGA
- a CDS encoding organic hydroperoxide resistance protein yields MSVNVLYKTSAKATGGRDGHAATLDGALDVKLTTPKELGGGGGAGNNPEQLFAAGYAACFIGAMKFVASQGGPKVPADTSVTSTVGIGPRSEGGFGLDIDLAVSLPGLARADAEALVAKAHQVCPYSNATRGNVDVRLTVV; encoded by the coding sequence ATGTCCGTGAACGTCCTCTACAAGACCAGCGCGAAGGCCACCGGCGGCCGCGACGGCCATGCTGCGACCCTGGATGGCGCGCTCGACGTCAAGCTCACCACGCCGAAGGAGCTCGGCGGTGGCGGCGGCGCCGGCAACAATCCCGAGCAGCTGTTCGCGGCCGGCTATGCCGCCTGCTTCATCGGCGCGATGAAATTCGTGGCCTCGCAGGGCGGCCCGAAGGTCCCGGCCGATACCTCCGTGACCTCGACCGTCGGCATCGGCCCGCGCTCGGAAGGCGGCTTCGGCCTCGACATCGATCTCGCCGTCTCGCTGCCGGGTCTTGCCCGCGCGGACGCCGAGGCGCTGGTCGCGAAGGCGCACCAGGTGTGCCCGTACTCCAACGCGACGCGCGGCAATGTCGACGTCCGCCTGACGGTCGTCTGA
- the aroA gene encoding 3-phosphoshikimate 1-carboxyvinyltransferase translates to MTHSDKPTPLTSRASGPLTGKVRVPGDKSISHRALILGALAVGETRITGLLEGEDVLNTAKSMQALGAKVERTGAFAWKVQGVGVGGFAQPRAALDFGNSGTGCRLVMGAVAGCPISAVFDGDASLRSRPMRRILDPLEKMGAKVISGGEGGRLPLTLQGARDPLPITYKTPVASAQIKSAVLLAGLAAPGTTTVIESEASRDHTELMLKHFGADITSIAEGAHGRRISLVGQPELHGATVIVPADPSSAAFPIVAALIVEGSDVVLSDVMTNPLRTGLFTTLREMGALIEESEVRSDAGEPMARLRVRASKLRGVEVPPERAPSMIDEYLVLAVAASFAEGTTIMRGLQELRVKESDRLEATAAMLRVNGVKVTVSGDDLIVEGRGHVPGGGTVATHMDHRIAMSALVMGCASDQPVMVDDTAFIATSFPDFIPMMRSLGAEFS, encoded by the coding sequence TTGACCCATTCCGACAAGCCGACACCGCTGACGTCGCGTGCGAGCGGTCCCCTGACCGGAAAAGTACGGGTGCCCGGGGACAAGTCGATCTCGCACCGGGCTCTCATTTTGGGCGCGCTGGCGGTCGGCGAAACCCGCATTACGGGCCTGCTCGAGGGCGAGGACGTCCTCAACACAGCCAAATCCATGCAGGCCCTCGGCGCCAAGGTCGAGCGCACCGGCGCTTTCGCCTGGAAAGTCCAGGGCGTCGGCGTCGGCGGCTTCGCCCAGCCCAGGGCAGCGCTGGATTTCGGCAATTCCGGCACCGGCTGCCGGCTGGTCATGGGCGCCGTCGCCGGCTGCCCGATCTCGGCGGTGTTCGACGGCGACGCCTCGCTGCGCAGCCGCCCGATGCGTCGGATCCTCGATCCGCTCGAGAAAATGGGGGCGAAGGTGATCTCCGGCGGCGAAGGCGGCCGCCTGCCGCTGACCCTCCAGGGCGCGCGTGACCCGCTGCCGATCACCTACAAGACCCCGGTCGCCTCGGCCCAAATCAAATCGGCGGTGCTGCTGGCGGGCCTGGCCGCGCCCGGCACCACCACCGTCATCGAGAGCGAGGCCAGCCGCGACCACACCGAGCTGATGCTGAAGCATTTTGGCGCCGATATCACCTCGATCGCCGAGGGGGCTCACGGCCGCCGCATCTCGCTTGTGGGTCAGCCTGAGCTGCATGGCGCCACCGTCATCGTGCCCGCCGATCCGTCTTCCGCGGCCTTTCCTATCGTCGCAGCGCTGATCGTCGAAGGCTCCGATGTAGTTCTTTCTGACGTGATGACCAATCCGCTGCGCACCGGTCTTTTCACCACGCTGCGTGAAATGGGGGCTTTGATCGAGGAAAGCGAAGTCCGCAGCGACGCCGGCGAGCCTATGGCGCGCTTGCGCGTGCGCGCCTCAAAGCTGCGCGGCGTCGAGGTGCCGCCGGAGCGCGCGCCCTCGATGATCGACGAATATCTGGTGCTGGCGGTTGCGGCGTCCTTCGCCGAAGGCACGACAATCATGCGTGGCCTGCAGGAGTTGCGGGTCAAGGAATCCGACCGGCTGGAGGCCACGGCCGCGATGCTCCGCGTCAACGGTGTGAAGGTCACCGTCTCCGGCGACGATCTGATCGTCGAGGGCCGCGGCCACGTCCCTGGTGGCGGCACGGTCGCCACTCACATGGATCACCGCATCGCGATGTCCGCGCTGGTAATGGGCTGCGCGTCCGATCAGCCGGTGATGGTCGACGACACCGCCTTCATCGCCACCAGTTTCCCCGATTTCATTCCGATGATGCGTTCGCTGGGGGCCGAGTTTTCATGA
- a CDS encoding sn-glycerol-3-phosphate import ATP-binding protein UgpC encodes MANVTLRNVRKTYTGGFEAIKGVNVDVADGQFCVLVGPSGCGKSTLLRMVAGLETVTGGEIDIGGRVVNEIEPADRDIAMVFQNYALYPHMSVFNNMAYGLRNRGMAEAEIKSRVEEAARVLELSAMLERKPRQLSGGQRQRVAMGRAIVRQPKVFLFDEPLSNLDAKLRIAMRVEIRKLQRRLNTTSIYVTHDQLEAMTLADILVVMNGGEVEQVGNPLAIYEKPATTFVASFIGAPPMNLMSTRTDEIKSQLGGSAGEAGILGIRPENFVITDQTPSGGVALSLTVEAIERVGAETFVYGSREQEDQRVAATPGELPPGEVIVRIPGTEAPAIGQKIRVAAIHSKLHLFSGDGRTRIEA; translated from the coding sequence ATGGCCAACGTCACCCTGCGCAACGTCCGCAAGACCTACACCGGCGGCTTCGAGGCCATCAAAGGCGTCAACGTCGATGTCGCAGACGGGCAGTTCTGCGTGCTGGTCGGACCAAGCGGTTGCGGCAAGTCCACGCTGCTGCGCATGGTCGCAGGCCTCGAGACCGTGACCGGCGGCGAGATCGACATCGGCGGCCGCGTCGTCAACGAGATCGAGCCCGCCGATCGCGACATCGCGATGGTGTTTCAGAATTACGCGCTCTACCCGCATATGAGCGTCTTCAACAACATGGCTTACGGCCTGCGCAACCGCGGCATGGCGGAAGCCGAGATCAAGAGCCGCGTCGAGGAAGCCGCGCGCGTGCTCGAGCTCTCCGCCATGCTGGAGCGCAAGCCGCGCCAGCTCTCCGGCGGCCAGCGCCAGCGCGTCGCCATGGGCCGCGCCATCGTGCGCCAGCCGAAGGTGTTTCTGTTCGACGAGCCGCTCTCCAACCTCGATGCCAAGCTGCGCATCGCGATGCGCGTCGAGATCCGCAAATTGCAGCGCCGGCTCAACACCACATCGATCTACGTCACCCACGACCAGTTGGAGGCGATGACGCTCGCCGACATCCTCGTCGTGATGAATGGCGGCGAAGTCGAGCAGGTCGGCAACCCCCTTGCGATCTACGAGAAGCCGGCGACGACCTTCGTCGCCTCCTTCATCGGCGCGCCGCCGATGAACCTGATGTCGACGCGCACGGACGAGATCAAATCGCAGCTCGGCGGCAGCGCGGGCGAGGCCGGCATCCTCGGCATCCGCCCGGAGAATTTCGTCATCACCGACCAGACGCCATCAGGCGGCGTCGCGTTGTCCCTGACCGTGGAAGCGATCGAGCGCGTCGGCGCCGAGACTTTCGTCTACGGCTCCCGCGAACAGGAAGACCAGCGCGTCGCGGCCACCCCGGGCGAGCTGCCGCCCGGCGAGGTCATCGTCCGCATTCCCGGAACCGAGGCCCCTGCCATCGGCCAGAAGATCCGTGTCGCCGCTATCCACTCCAAGCTACATCTGTTCAGCGGCGACGGCCGGACGCGAATCGAGGCCTGA
- the cmk gene encoding (d)CMP kinase has translation MIIAIDGPAASGKGTLGKRLAHHYGYRHLDTGVIYRAVAYALMQSGADLRDEAAAVAAALELDPEKFGNPALKTQAAGEGASIVSAIPRVREVLLNFQRQFAADPPGAVLDGRDIGTVICPHADVKIFVVADPKVRARRRTMEARARGEEADEAAVLADIIQRDERDKNRPIAPLKPAPDAYLLDNSQLDIEGGVRAAIDIIEAVRAGRSRG, from the coding sequence ATGATCATCGCCATCGACGGACCCGCGGCCTCGGGCAAGGGCACCCTCGGCAAGCGCCTCGCGCATCACTATGGTTATCGTCATCTCGATACCGGCGTGATCTATCGTGCGGTTGCCTACGCCCTGATGCAGTCGGGCGCCGATCTCCGGGACGAGGCCGCGGCGGTGGCGGCGGCATTGGAGCTTGATCCCGAAAAGTTCGGCAATCCCGCCCTGAAGACCCAGGCGGCCGGCGAGGGCGCTTCAATCGTCTCGGCGATCCCCAGGGTTCGCGAGGTCCTGCTCAATTTCCAGCGGCAATTCGCCGCCGATCCGCCCGGCGCCGTGCTCGATGGCCGGGACATTGGAACCGTGATCTGCCCGCATGCCGACGTGAAGATCTTCGTCGTCGCCGACCCCAAGGTTCGTGCCCGCCGCCGCACCATGGAGGCCAGGGCGAGGGGCGAGGAGGCGGACGAGGCGGCCGTACTCGCCGACATCATCCAGCGCGACGAGCGCGACAAGAACCGGCCGATCGCGCCTTTAAAACCGGCCCCGGATGCTTACTTGCTAGATAACTCCCAACTGGATATAGAAGGCGGCGTCCGGGCCGCCATCGACATTATCGAGGCCGTCCGAGCGGGCCGGTCGCGGGGTTAA